GGACCATTTCCCAATCCAGCTCCATCACTCACTACTTGGACGACTTCCTTTTTGTGGGAAAGCAGGGCGGCGGTGAGTGCGCTCGCCTGCTCAGCACGTTCATGGCCTTGGCTAAGGTATTTGGCATCCCCTTAGCTCAGGAAAAAACCGAGGGACCCTCCACATCCATAGTCTGCCTGGGGATCCAGCTGGATTCCGTCAGGGGTCTATCTCTCTTGCCAGCGGACAAGCTCTCCGCCCTCCGGGCCCGCATCGAAGAGGCAGCTGCAAAAAGGAAGGTAACATTGAGGGAGCTGCAGGCCCTCCTGGGCCACCTCAACTTCGCCTGTAAGGTGGTGTCCCCGGGTAGACCCTTCTGCGCTCGGCTGGCGCGGGCTACGGCTGGGGCACGTGCACCCCACCACAGGATCCGAGTGACCCAAGGTATGCGTGAAGATCTCAGGGTGTGGATCCAGTTTCTGCGGAGGTACAACGGGGTTTCCATGTGGCAGACCAGGTGGGAGCTGGGGAGTGAGTTGCAGGTCCAGTCAGACGCGTCAGGGAGTATTGGTTTTGGGGTTTTCCTGCAGGGTCATTGGTGCACAGCCAAATGGCCAGACAGCTGGAAAAAAGGTAACCTGCTTAGGGATCTAACATTCCTTGAATTCTTCCCTATCTTGGTGGCAGTGCGAATATGGACCAACTTATTTAGAAACAAGAGGgtgcgcttctggtgtgacaaccAGGCGGTGGTCCGGGTGGTCAACCGGCAGTCCTCCAAGTCGGCCAGGGTCATGCGATTAGTCAGGCTTTTTGTATTAACATGTTTGGAAGCTAACATCACCTTTTCAGCAAGGTACATTCCAGGGGTGAACAACGAGATAGCCGATGCGTTATCCCGTTTCCAGGAGGACAGGTTTCGCTCTCTAGCTCCAGGTGCAGACCTACTGCCCGCCAGCTTCCCCCTAGACCTGTGGACCCTTGGAGACGGGAGGCTTGGGCAGGACTGATGGATTCCATCGCACCGGCTACGCAGAAGGCATACCGAGCGGCTATAGTGAAATTCAACAGGTTCAGGCTGGAGGTCGGATACGGCGGCAGATGGCCAGTTTCGAAGGACGAGGTTCTGCACTTCCTCATACACCAGAGGAGAAACGGGGTGACTGCGCATGCAATGCGTCTCCAGCTGGCGGGGATCGCCTTCTTTAGCAAGGCAGCCGGGTGCGGTGACCCCTGCCAGTCATTCAGAATCAGGAAGCTCCTCAGGAGTTGGACTAAGCAAGCGCCCAGGCAGCAGGACACCAGGCGCCCCTTGTCGTACAAGATCCTCAGTCAGATCATCCCAGCACTCAAGAGGATCTGCTCATCTTGCTACGAGGTGAAGTTATTCACTGCAGCCTTTACAATGGCTTTCTTTGGGGCCCTTCGCCTGGGGGAGGTGGTGGCTAACTCTAAGAGGGACCTCTCAGACAGGGCCCTGCAGCTCAGGGATGTGTCCATCCAGGCCAAGGTCCTGGCCCTCAGGGTACGCAAATCCAAAACAGAccaggggggaaagggggtcaCCCTGTCCATCCAAGGCTTGGATCCAGGGCAACTTTGCCCTGTGAGGGCTCTTGCTAGGTTCCTAAGGACTCGTGACCCATCCCCGGGCTTCCTTTTCATCCACCGGGATGGGAACCCACTCACCCGCTTTCAATTCATGGCTGTTTTCCGGGCGGCCCTTCGGCACCTGGGCCTTCCCCAAGCGGAATTCGGTGGGCACTCCTTTAGAATTGGGGCAGCTACCGTAGCGGCCAATGGTGGTGTCCCCGCTGACGTTATCAAGGCCATGGGGCGCTGGAAATCCTCTGTCTATTCTTCCTATATCAGGCCGGGCCTTCTCCTCGAAGGAACCCACCCTGCCGgttgttctttttcttgcaccCACAGAGCAAGCAAGCGCAAGAAAGGAGATGTGAAAGGCTCGCGgagcagctgtgaccagcagcggCCAGGTGCCAGCACGCGGAGGAGGCAAGCTGAGGCATGGAAGGGCAGATAACAAGAGATTTGGCATTCTGCCTACCCCTGCATTGTCAACTATGAAGGCGCGCTGAAAGGACACGGAGCCAGCATAGGACTGTACCAGGGAGGGTTGAGCTCGGGGGAGTGTTTTTCCCTTTATTGGAAGCAGCAACCAGGGTTGGCGGCAAAGGGGAGTGGGGTCCACCCCCCTTTTTGTGGcgtgggcatgggccctggatccggtttggtatcccccccccctcagcggtgaagggggaacgcctggtgtctcaggggtgccgagtgcattgggcccggtattgtgccggtggcaccCCTGTGTGGCttgcggtatcggacagcagtgggctgcccgatcttgatccaggacccatgcatggctgccaacccttgttcctgttatcaataaatgagttgtggccattatttatcccaataccttgtgtgagtggttttcttgggttggcggggggaggtgtatcgcccgtgcacacgcaaatggcatggcctgacttaccaGGCCGTGGAGGTTGCGGTGTGGGGTGTTTCCCCCCCGCCATTTGgcctgaggggggcttcttcttcccagaagccccctcaccCAGCGGGAAAGTTCCTGCGGTTTAGATAAGTGGCCCTATCAGCTGCCGGCCACGCCTCCTGGCAGGAGAGCCCACAGCTGGCCTCTCCTCCCTCGTGGGCaccctacttaaggctgcccttgTGCCCACCATCAGTCTCTGGGCCGGCAGCAGctgatccacccacccaccctgcatggttCCGGGAACTGTTTATTGTTAGTTTGTTTTGTCAGTTGTCACAGTTACCTGTTCTTGCTGTTGTTCATGCATTTCGTCACAACTCTGGTTGGcgtgggcatgggccctggatccggtttggtatccccccctcagcggtgaagggggaacgcctggtgtctcaggggtgccgagtgcattgggcccggtattgtgccggtggcaccCCTGTGTGGCttgcggtatcggacagcagtgggctgcccgatcttgatccaggacccatgcatggctgccaacccttgttcctgttatcaataaatgagttgtggccattatttatcccaataccttgtgtgagtggttttcttgggttggcggggggaggtgtatcgcccgtgcacacgcaaacagtaaggatttattccccttggccaaagttggcaggagacagcacatgggcctctttttttgtggcagcaggttacaaaacagtggtccATTAGTAAGGGTTTATTCCCCTTgtccaaagttggcaagagagaGCTaatgtgcctttttttttttgtggcagcaagttacaaaacagtggagaaactgtaagggtttgttcccttggccaaagttggcaggagacagcaaatgggcctctttttgtggcagcagattacaaaacagtggagaaacagtaagggtttggtccccttgcccaaagttggcaagaaacagctaatgggcccttttttgtggcagcaggttacaaaacttTGGAGAAACATTAAGGGTTTGGTTCCCTTGGTTAAcaatggaaggagacagcaaatgggcctctttttctggcagtaggttacaaaacagtggagaataagtaaggatttattccccttggccaatgttggcaatagacagaaaatgggcctttttgtggcagtaggttacaaaacagtggagaaactgtaagggtttattccccttggccaatgttggcaagagacaggaaactggcctttttttgtggcagtaggttgcaaaacagtggagaaactgtaagggtttattccccttggccaatcttggcaagagacagaaaatgagccttttttgtggcagtaggttacaaaacagtggagaaacagtaagggtttggtccccttggttaaatatggaaggagacagcaaatggtcctcttttttgtggcagcaggttacaaaacagtggggaaacagtaaggatttattccccttggccaatgtcggcaagagacaggaaaggaccatttttgtggcagtagattgcAAAACAgttgagaatcagtaaggatttattcccctagGCGAATGTTGGCAGGAGACcgaaaatgggcctcttttttgtggcagcggGTTACaagacagtggagaatcagtaaggatttattccccttgaccaatgttggcaagagacagctaatgttcctcttttgttgcagcaggttacaaaacagtggagaaacagtaagggtttggtccccttggtgaaagctggcaggagacagcaaatgggcctcttttctgtagcagtaggttacaaaacagtggagaaacagtaagggttaattccccttggccaaagttggcaagagacagcaaatggtccttttttttttgtggcagcaggttacaaaacagtggtgaaactgtaagggtttattccccttggccaaaattggaaggagacagcaaatgggccttttttgtggcagcaggttacaaaacagtggggaaacagtaagggtttattccccttggccaaagttggcaagagacagaaaatgtTCCTCTTTTGtgacagcaggttacaaaacagtggagaaacagtaagggtttggtccccttggcgaaagctggcaggagacagcaaatgggcctcttttctgtggcagcaggttacaaaacagtggagaaacagtaagggttaattccccttgaccaaagttggcaagatacagcaaatgggcctttttttgtggaagcaggttacaaaacagtggtgaaactGTAAgcgtttattccccttggccaaaattggaggagacagcaaatgggccttttttgtggcagcaggttacaaaacagtggggaaacagtaaggatttattccccttggccaaagttggcaggagacagcacatgggcctctttttttgtggcagcaggttacaaaacagtggtctATTAGTAAGGGTTTATTCCCCTTgtccaaagttggcaagagagaGCTAATgtgggcccggtattgtgccggtggcaccCCTGTGTGGCttgcggtatcggacagcagtgggctgcccgatcttgatccaggacccatgcatggctgccaacccttgttcctgttatcaataaatgagttgtggccattatttatcccaataccttgtgtgagtggttttcttgggttggcggggggaggtgtatcgcccgtgcacacgcaaacagtaaggatttattccccttggccaaagttggcaggagacagcacatgggcctctttttttgtggcagcaggttacaaaacagtggtccATTAGTAAGGGTTTATTCCCCTTgtccaaagttggcaagagagaGCTAATGTgccttttttttgtgtgtggcagcaagttacaaaacagtggagaaactgtaagggtttgttccccttggccaaagttggcaagagacagcaaatgggcctctttttgtggcagcagattacaaaacagtggagaaacagtaagggtttggtccccttgcccaaagttggcaagaaacagctaatgggcccttttttgtggcagcaggttacaaaacttTGGAGAAACATTAAGGGTTTGGTTCCCTTGGTTAAcgatggaaggagacagcaaatgggcctctttttctggcagtaggttacaaaacagtggagaataagtaaggatttattccccttggccaatgttggcaatagacagaaaatgggcctttttgtggcagtaggttacaaaacagtggagaaactgtaagggtttattccccttggccaatgttggcaagagacaggaaactggccttttttttgtggcagtaggttgcaaaacagtggagaaactgtaagggtttattccccttggccaatcttggcaagagacagaaaatgagccttttttgtggcagtaggttacaaaacagtggagaaacagtaagggtttggtccccttggttaaatatggaaggagacagcaaatggtcctcttttttgtggcagcaggttacaaaacagtggggaaacagtaaggatttattccccttggccaatgtcgGCAAGAGACAGGAAAGGACCATTTTTGTAGCAGTAGATTGCAAAACAgttgagaatcagtaaggatttattcccctagGTGAATGTTGGCAGGAGACcgaaaatgggcctcttttttgtggcagcggGTTACaagacagtggagaatcagtaaggatttattccccttgaccaatgttggcaagagacagctaatgttcctcttttgttgcagcaggttacaaaacagtggagaaacagtaagggtttggtccccttggtgaaagctggcaggagacagcaaatgggcctcttttctgtagcagtaggttacaaaacagtggagaaacagtaagggttaattccccttggccaaagttggcaagagacagcaaatggtcccttttttttgtggcagcaggttacaaaacagtggtgaaactgtaagggtttattccccttggccaaaattggaaggagacagcaaatgggccttttttgtggcagcaggttacaaaacagtggggaaacagtaagggtttattccccttggccaaagttggcaagagacagagAATGTTCCTCTTTTGtgacagcaggttacaaaacagtggagaaacagtaagggtttggtccccttggcgaaagctggcaggagacagcaaatgggcctcttttctgtggcagcaggttacaaaacagtggagaaacagtaagggttaattccccttggccaaagttggcaagagacagcaaatggtccctttttttgtggcagcaggttacaaaacagtggtgaaactgtaagggtttattccccttggccaaaattggaaggagacagcaaatgggccttttttgtggcagcaggttacaaaacagtggggaaacagtaagggtttattccccttggccaaagttggcaagagacagagAATGTTCCTCTTTTGtgacagcaggttacaaaacagtggagaaacagtaagggtttcgTCCCCTTGGCGAAagctggcaggagacagcaaatgggcctcttttctgtggcagcaggttacaaaacagtggagaaatagtaagggttaattccccttgaccaaagttggcaagatacagcaaatgggcctttttttgtggaagcaggttacaaaacagtggtgaaactGTAAgcgtttattccccttggccaaaattggaggagacagcaaatgggccttttttgtggcagcaggttacaaaacagtggggaaacagtaagggtttattccccttggccaaagttggcaagagacagagAATGTTCCTCTTTTGtgacagcaggttacaaaacagtggagaaacagtaagggtttcgTCCCCTTGGCGAAagctggcaggagacagcaaatgggcctcttttctgtggcagcaggttacaaaacagtggagaaatagtaagggttaattccccttgaccaaagttggcaagatacagcaaatgggcctttttttgtggaagcaggttacaaaacagtggtgaaactGTAAgcgtttattccccttggccaaaattggaggagacagcaaatgggccttttttgtggcagcaggttacaaaacagtggggaaacagtaaggatttattccccttggccaaagttggcaggagacagcacatgggcctctttttttgtggcagcaggttacaaaacagtggtccATTAGTAAGGGTTTATTCCCCTTgtccaaagttggcaagagagaGCTAATgtgtctttttttgtggcagcaagttacaaaacagtggagaaactgtaagggtttgttccccttggccaaagttggcaggagacagcaaatgggcctctttttgtggcagcagattacaaaacagtggagaaacagtaagggtttggtccccttgcccaaagttggcaagaaacagctaatgggctcttttttgtggcagcaggttacaaaacttTGGAGAAACATTAAGGTTTTGGTTCCCTGGATTAAcgatggaaggagacagcaaatgggcctcttttcctGGCAGTAGGTTACAGAACAGTGGAGAAtaagtaaggatttattccccttggccaatgttggcaatagacagaaaatgggcctttttgtggcagtaggttacaaaacagtggagaaactgtaagggtttattcccctttgccaaagttggcaagagacagcagatgggcctttttttgtgtgttagtaggttacaaaacagtggtgaaacaGAAAGtttttattccccttggccaaagttggcaggagacagcaaatgggcctcttttttgtggcagcaggttacaaaacagtggagaaacagtatcggtttggtccccttggttaAAGTTCGAAGGAGACAGTatatgggcctcttttttgtgtcaGCAGGTTACAAAAAAGGGTGAAACTGTAagggtttattccccttggccaaagttgccatgagacagcaaataggcctcttttttctggcagcaggttacaaaaccgtggagaaacagtaagggtttggtcctcttggccaaagttggcaggagacagcacaAGAGATTCCATCAACAACTCCTCGTTTTAAAGTTGGCGGCCgtggcttcgatatggcaaaaacacttccggatTTCTAAATCGCATCAATATTgcttctaatttttaaaaaaataatgaataaataacgaataaagaaattaacgaactggatcaaccaagtcTACTGGCCAGACCACAACTCACTGTatttcacagcactgagccatagcagtttatGTGGGGCAGAATCATCGGAGTTGTTGTACTCTTTGTCAACAAAGGCCAAATACCTTTTCAagatacaactcccaggatctcactgcattaaagcagtttgatactTCAAATGCTATTAGGGTGGaaaacggagcccccggtggcgcagtgggttaaacccctgtgccggcgggactgaggaccgacaggttgctggttcaaatccggggagaggcagatgagctccttctatcagctccagctcctcatgcagggacatgagagaaagcctcccataaggatgataaaaacatcaaaatcatccaggcctcccctgggcaacgttcttgcagatggcgaattctctcacaccaggagtcactcctgacacggcaaaaaaaaaaaaaagtgggaaaCATAGTTTCTTTTCCATGAAGGTCTCTTCCACATTGCAGAATTGCATCAGTTTCATACCATTTACATTTCAAGATGCTAGGATTTGTGGGGCCCAACTCCACTCACAATTAGTtataccagcatttctcaacctaggggtcaggactcctggggggggggggtgtcagagaggttgccaaacaccatcagaaaacacaattttctgttggtcatgggggttctgtgtgggaagtttggtagggctccgaatgctctttgataataGGGGAACTTTAAATcgcagcaaccacaactccctaatgtcaagacctattttccccaaactcccccagtgttcaaatgtgggcatattgggtattcgtgccaagtttggtccagatctatcattgtttgagtccacagtgctctctggatgtaggtgaactacaactccaaaactcaaggtcaatgcccactaaacccttccagtattttctgttggttatgggagtcctgtgtgccaagattggttcaattccatcgttggtggagttcagaatactctttaattgtaggttaactataaatcccagcaactgtaattcccaaatgacaaattcaatcctccacaaccccaccaggattcaaatttgggcatattggataactgtgccaaatttggtccagtgaatgaaaatgcaccttgcatatcagatatttacattacgattcataacagtagcaaaattacaattatgaagtacgtagtaatgaaaataattttatgattgggagtcaccacaacatgaggaactgtattaagggatcacggcattgggaaggttgggaactattgagttacaccaaactacaaatcccaggagtctacattgcagaattgcaTCAGTTTGATACTGCTTCAATTTCAGTATACTGGGGTTTGCAATTTGGTGGCGCCCACCCCCACTCAcaaccttcccaaactacaaattccaggagtctgtgattggatctacactgccatataatgcactttgaaaccgCATTATATAATCAGTGCAGACCCATGTGATACGGTTTGGACTACATTCAATCTGCCTATTACAGTTAATGTGGGATCTGAATGCTTTGATTCTCTAATTTCCACTTTTCaatgtggaaaaaaacaaagcaacTTTTTGTTCCTCTTCTCACACCTCTGCAAATTATAACTTTTGCCAGGGAAAGAAACTGTAGGTCACAATGACTTCCTTATGGAGAAAAATGGGTTTTGGGGTATTTTTTGCCTTGTCTTGGATCAAGTTAGACTGGATTCCCTTGCaacaattatatttattttttccccctgGCAAACGAGAGGAACAGCATTAATCTCTGCTCTGGCTGCTAAAACAAAAACCGAGATAACAGAGAACTTGCCCTTCGAAGACAGAGTTCtagcttttctcttttttcctctgacctaaaaagaaaaaaaaatgggtgCGGCAAAAGGTAAATATTTAAGAGGAGACTTTGAGTgtgtctgcactgcagaattaatgcagtttgataacgcTTTGACTACAACGGGACAATGGGAATTGTTGCACGGCACTCTGATACAGAAGGGAAAAGACCAAAGATATTCCTgcggctgccatggctcaatgctttgggataatgggagttgtagttttgaaaaGTC
The sequence above is a segment of the Anolis sagrei isolate rAnoSag1 chromosome Y, rAnoSag1.mat, whole genome shotgun sequence genome. Coding sequences within it:
- the LOC137095713 gene encoding uncharacterized protein gives rise to the protein MVPWLRAYPDRAAASLLKEGFSSGFRIPAMGPRRSYTSGNLKSAAQMPEVLSGKIAKELAAGRIAGPFLAPPLDNFRVSPLGVVPKKAPGEFRLIHHLSYPRGASVNDAIPPELCSVKYASFDHAVSLVQAKGPGALMAKCDIQSAFRLLPVHPDDFNLLGFKFNGLWYFDKAMPMGCAISCAAFETFSSFLEWVARTISQSSSITHYLDDFLFVGKQGGGECARLLSTFMALAKVFGIPLAQEKTEGPSTSIVCLGIQLDSVRGLSLLPADKLSALRARIEEAAAKRKVTLRELQALLGHLNFACKVVSPGRPFCARLARATAGARAPHHRIRVTQGMREDLRVWIQFLRRYNGVSMWQTRWELGSELQVQSDASGSIGFGVFLQGHWCTAKWPDSWKKGNLLRDLTFLEFFPILVAVRIWTNLFRNKRVRFWCDNQAVVRVVNRQSSKSARVMRLVRLFVLTCLEANITFSARYIPGVNNEIADALSRFQEDRFRSLAPGADLLPASFPLDLWTLGDGRLGQD